From Bacillus basilensis, a single genomic window includes:
- a CDS encoding flagellar hook-length control protein FliK: MIQSVLPVQQSLPPQKEKGLEVQSKSEDSSFDRTMRMENKKQPKTEKMKQEEAPKEEKKEYILSKQSVTKEEPIVKKEEKKETEQLLLAVSEQMVAIEQLRVQPELLYQYIQKIQELYKEYGNIKLNELPANELQQLQELLSNMNIKNAICLEDTMQMALDKVKMPEQLMQVLKVVETETCNIAKKQEESKDVDLPTAESDDVKIELPEGDVLNDSSSTGAELLNKATGTDQIGKSNSGAEKVSLPDLGKKMEAQVEALQKFVVKQERVLFQLNPEKLGTLTVFMKKHGDQIDVHVEMEKHDAKKRVEIIFDELRLKLKEKEINIQISYSDKDENRKEQREQEQRQKQKLASTKHEKQHSKEFAGLLEE; the protein is encoded by the coding sequence GTGATACAGTCTGTATTACCGGTGCAACAAAGTTTACCTCCGCAAAAAGAAAAAGGGCTAGAAGTACAATCAAAAAGTGAAGATTCTTCATTCGATCGTACGATGAGAATGGAAAATAAAAAGCAGCCGAAAACGGAGAAAATGAAACAAGAAGAAGCACCAAAAGAAGAAAAAAAAGAATATATTCTTTCTAAACAATCAGTAACGAAAGAAGAGCCAATTGTAAAGAAAGAAGAAAAAAAAGAGACAGAACAGTTACTATTAGCTGTATCTGAGCAAATGGTTGCAATTGAGCAATTACGTGTGCAACCGGAATTGTTATATCAATACATACAAAAAATACAAGAGCTATATAAAGAATATGGGAATATAAAACTTAACGAATTACCCGCCAATGAATTACAACAGTTGCAAGAGCTTCTTTCAAATATGAATATCAAAAATGCTATATGTTTAGAAGATACAATGCAAATGGCATTAGATAAAGTGAAGATGCCGGAACAATTGATGCAAGTATTGAAAGTCGTAGAAACAGAGACTTGTAATATTGCCAAGAAACAAGAAGAGTCTAAAGATGTAGATCTTCCGACAGCTGAGAGCGATGATGTAAAGATAGAGTTGCCGGAAGGTGATGTGTTAAACGATTCGAGTTCAACGGGTGCGGAGTTGCTAAATAAAGCAACGGGTACGGATCAAATAGGGAAATCAAATAGTGGCGCTGAGAAAGTTTCATTGCCTGATTTAGGAAAGAAAATGGAAGCGCAAGTAGAAGCATTGCAAAAATTTGTAGTGAAACAAGAGCGTGTTTTATTTCAGTTAAACCCAGAAAAACTTGGTACATTAACAGTGTTTATGAAAAAACATGGAGATCAAATTGATGTTCACGTAGAAATGGAAAAACATGATGCGAAAAAACGTGTTGAAATCATTTTTGATGAATTGAGACTGAAGTTAAAAGAAAAAGAAATCAATATTCAAATTAGCTATTCAGATAAAGATGAAAATCGAAAAGAACAGCGAGAACAAGAGCAAAGACAAAAGCAAAAATTAGCAAGTACGAAACATGAAAAACAACATTCAAAAGAATTTGCGGGATTATTGGAGGAATAA
- a CDS encoding flagellar hook assembly protein FlgD produces the protein MPTVGLNTTSTNHIPLQAGAQTKNASVTGAQSTAQQANGVSASTQKTPGIMDKDDFLKLFLASFQHQDPFNAMDMNQMMNQTAQLSLMEQVQNMTKAVDKLQSTMYSTALDGGMKFLGKYVRGVSNNGKQVTGQVETVRLAENNDVQLIVDNQVVSLRFIERVSDKPITETNPEDEKKDDIEKNEEVKQD, from the coding sequence GTGCCAACAGTTGGATTAAATACAACGAGTACAAATCATATTCCGTTACAAGCAGGAGCACAAACAAAAAACGCATCTGTTACTGGTGCACAGTCGACAGCTCAACAAGCAAACGGAGTATCAGCAAGTACTCAAAAAACACCCGGTATTATGGATAAAGATGATTTCCTGAAACTTTTCTTAGCAAGCTTTCAACATCAAGACCCGTTTAATGCGATGGATATGAACCAAATGATGAACCAAACAGCACAGCTATCGCTTATGGAGCAAGTACAGAATATGACGAAAGCAGTAGATAAACTGCAATCAACGATGTATTCGACGGCTCTTGATGGGGGGATGAAGTTTTTAGGAAAGTACGTTAGAGGTGTAAGCAATAATGGAAAGCAAGTGACTGGTCAAGTGGAAACAGTTCGACTTGCTGAAAATAACGATGTGCAACTTATTGTTGATAATCAAGTTGTCTCACTTCGTTTCATAGAAAGGGTTTCTGATAAACCGATAACAGAAACTAATCCGGAAGATGAGAAGAAAGATGATATAGAAAAAAATGAAGAGGTTAAACAAGATTAA